A stretch of the Saccharolobus caldissimus genome encodes the following:
- a CDS encoding DNA topoisomerase VI subunit B — protein sequence MSAKEKFTSLSPAEFFKRNPELAGFPNPARALYQTVRELVENSLDATDVHGILPNIKIVIDLIDENRQIYRVNVTDNGIGIPPHEVPNAFGKVLYSSKYVNRQTRGMYGLGVKAAVLYSQMHQDRPVEIETSPINSKRIYSFKLKIDINKNEPIIVERKSVSNNNGFHGTSVSIYIPGDWSKAKPRIYEYIRRTYIITPYAEFIFKDPEGNVTYYPRLTNKIPKPPQEVKPHPYGVDREEVKIMINNLKKDYTLKEFLINEFQSIGETTAEKLLELSGLKGSKKVKSLSEEEITKLVEVLKKYEDFRAPSADSLSVIGEDLIELGLKKIFNPEFVAAVSRKPKAYQGHPFIVEAGIAYGGSIPVSEEPIVLRYANKIPLIYDEKSDVIWKVVEEIEWKRYGIESDQYQMVIMVHLCSTKIPYKSAGKESIAEVEDIEKEIKNTLMEVARKLKQYLSEKKKEEEAKKKLLTYLKYVPEVSRSFAVFLSNGSKELISKYQSEIEDELFRIISKKLNLTDIEEYRKMYKVDSE from the coding sequence ATGTCTGCTAAGGAGAAGTTTACTAGCTTATCTCCAGCTGAATTCTTTAAGAGGAATCCGGAGTTAGCGGGATTTCCAAATCCAGCTAGAGCCTTATATCAAACAGTTAGGGAATTAGTGGAAAATTCTTTAGACGCTACTGATGTTCATGGAATCTTACCCAATATTAAAATAGTTATAGATTTAATAGATGAAAATAGGCAAATATATAGAGTTAATGTAACAGATAATGGTATAGGTATTCCTCCTCATGAAGTTCCGAATGCTTTCGGAAAGGTACTTTACAGTTCAAAGTATGTAAACAGACAAACTAGAGGCATGTATGGACTAGGAGTTAAGGCTGCCGTACTATATAGTCAGATGCATCAAGATAGACCAGTAGAAATAGAGACTTCTCCGATAAACTCTAAAAGAATTTATAGTTTTAAACTGAAAATAGATATAAATAAAAATGAGCCAATAATTGTAGAAAGGAAATCAGTAAGTAACAACAATGGCTTTCATGGTACTTCAGTATCAATTTACATACCGGGAGATTGGTCAAAAGCTAAACCCAGAATATATGAATATATAAGGAGAACTTATATAATAACTCCTTATGCTGAATTTATTTTTAAAGATCCCGAAGGGAATGTAACATACTACCCTAGACTGACTAATAAAATACCTAAGCCTCCCCAAGAAGTCAAGCCTCATCCTTATGGTGTTGACAGAGAGGAAGTAAAAATAATGATAAATAATTTAAAAAAGGATTATACACTTAAGGAGTTTCTTATTAATGAATTTCAAAGCATTGGTGAGACAACTGCAGAAAAGTTACTAGAGTTATCCGGACTTAAAGGAAGTAAAAAAGTTAAATCTCTTAGTGAGGAAGAAATAACTAAATTAGTAGAAGTATTAAAGAAGTATGAGGATTTTAGAGCCCCATCAGCAGATTCTCTATCTGTTATAGGCGAGGATTTAATAGAATTAGGGTTAAAGAAAATTTTCAATCCAGAATTCGTTGCTGCCGTAAGTAGAAAGCCCAAAGCGTATCAAGGTCACCCATTCATAGTTGAGGCAGGCATAGCGTATGGGGGAAGCATACCAGTTAGCGAAGAACCTATAGTACTTAGGTATGCTAACAAAATTCCATTAATATATGACGAGAAATCGGACGTTATATGGAAGGTTGTGGAAGAAATAGAATGGAAGAGATATGGTATTGAGAGTGATCAATATCAAATGGTCATAATGGTACACTTATGTAGCACTAAAATACCTTATAAGAGTGCTGGTAAAGAAAGTATTGCAGAAGTAGAAGATATTGAGAAAGAGATAAAGAATACCTTAATGGAGGTAGCAAGGAAGTTAAAACAGTATTTATCTGAAAAGAAAAAGGAAGAAGAAGCTAAGAAAAAACTACTTACATATTTAAAATACGTGCCAGAGGTTAGTAGATCCTTTGCAGTATTTTTATCTAATGGAAGTAAGGAATTGATATCAAAATATCAATCTGAAATAGAGGATGAACTATTTAGAATTATATCAAAAAAGTTAAATTTAACTGATATAGAAGAATATAGGAAAATGTATAAGGTGGATAGCGAATGA
- a CDS encoding deoxyhypusine synthase produces MTSRDELLKNPIEDISLDELKQYSSIINIYEKIYGFTCEGLVNGSKIIKEMINEADLRFLSFTANLVSTGLRGLFADLIKKGFFNIVVTTGGTIDHDIARSFGGKYYKGSFDFDDSMLRELEIHRLGNILVPFESYGKVIEDVVRRFLPEIVKNKKELPVYELLWEFGKRINDSHSILRAAYEKKVPIIVPGIVDGSFGTNLFIQSQFLGFKINLFDDMRLIKDLVFSSKKSGALIIGGGISKHHTIWWNQFKEGLDYAVYVTTAQEYDGSLSGAKPREAISWNKIRPTAKHVTIYGDATIILPILAASLLS; encoded by the coding sequence ATGACATCTAGGGATGAATTATTAAAGAATCCTATTGAAGATATATCATTAGACGAATTAAAGCAATACAGTAGTATAATCAATATTTATGAGAAAATATATGGATTTACTTGTGAAGGTTTAGTAAACGGTTCTAAGATTATTAAGGAGATGATTAACGAAGCGGATTTACGATTTTTGTCGTTTACCGCTAATTTAGTCTCAACTGGTCTTAGGGGATTATTTGCTGATCTTATAAAAAAGGGATTTTTTAACATAGTAGTAACAACTGGTGGTACTATAGATCATGATATAGCAAGAAGTTTTGGGGGTAAATATTATAAGGGTTCTTTTGATTTCGATGATTCCATGTTAAGAGAATTAGAGATACATAGATTAGGTAATATTTTGGTTCCATTTGAGTCCTATGGTAAAGTTATAGAGGACGTTGTAAGAAGGTTTTTACCAGAAATAGTAAAGAATAAGAAAGAATTACCCGTTTATGAGTTATTATGGGAGTTTGGCAAAAGGATAAATGATTCGCATTCCATATTGAGAGCAGCTTATGAAAAAAAAGTTCCCATAATAGTTCCTGGCATTGTTGATGGCAGTTTTGGTACAAATTTATTTATTCAATCGCAATTTCTTGGCTTTAAAATTAATTTATTTGATGATATGAGACTAATTAAAGATTTAGTATTTTCTTCTAAAAAGAGTGGAGCGTTAATAATAGGTGGAGGGATAAGTAAGCATCACACAATATGGTGGAATCAATTTAAAGAAGGTTTAGATTATGCGGTATACGTAACTACGGCTCAAGAATACGATGGCAGTTTAAGCGGGGCAAAACCTAGAGAGGCAATATCTTGGAATAAGATAAGACCTACAGCTAAACACGTAACTATTTATGGAGATGCTACAATAATACTTCCTATTTTGGCTGCGTCTTTATTAAGCTAA
- a CDS encoding signal recognition particle protein Srp54 gives MLENIKDAVRKFLTGSTPYEKAVDEFIKDLQKSLISSDVNVKLVFSLTSKIRERLTKEKPPSILERKEWFISIVYDELSKLFGGDNEPSVNPTKIPYIIMLVGVQGSGKTTTAAKLAFFYKKKGYKVGLVAADTYRPAAYDQLAQLGSQIDVPVYGEPNNTNSIEIAQHGVSTFIKNKIDIIIVDTAGRHGYGEETKLLEEMKEIYEAIRPDEVILVIDASIGQKAYDLALRFHQASPIGAIIITKMDGTAKGGGALSAVAATGATIKFIGTGEKIDELEVFNPKRYVARILGMGDIETILDKVRGLEEYEKVQKKMEDLMTGKGKLTLKDVYDQLVALRKMGPLSKVLQHIPGLGVLLPTPTEEQLKLGEEKIKRWIAALNSMTYKELENPSIIDKSRMRRIAEGAGLEIDEVRELLEWYNNMNKLLKMVKRRRSDIEKLFGGKL, from the coding sequence ATGTTGGAAAATATAAAGGATGCTGTAAGAAAATTTTTAACTGGGTCAACACCATATGAAAAAGCTGTTGATGAATTTATTAAAGATCTCCAAAAATCTCTTATTTCATCCGATGTTAATGTAAAGCTTGTTTTTTCTTTGACGTCTAAAATTAGAGAAAGGTTAACCAAAGAGAAGCCTCCCTCTATTTTAGAAAGAAAGGAATGGTTCATTTCAATAGTATATGATGAGTTATCAAAGTTATTTGGAGGAGATAATGAGCCCTCGGTAAATCCGACTAAGATACCCTACATAATAATGTTAGTTGGTGTTCAAGGTAGTGGAAAGACCACTACTGCTGCCAAACTAGCTTTTTTCTATAAAAAAAAGGGTTATAAGGTGGGCTTAGTAGCCGCAGATACTTATAGACCAGCAGCTTATGATCAATTAGCGCAGTTAGGTTCTCAAATTGATGTACCAGTATACGGTGAACCAAATAATACGAATTCTATAGAAATAGCTCAACATGGTGTTTCTACCTTTATTAAAAATAAAATTGATATAATTATTGTAGATACTGCAGGTAGGCATGGGTATGGTGAAGAAACTAAACTATTAGAAGAGATGAAAGAAATATATGAGGCAATAAGGCCAGATGAAGTTATTTTAGTCATAGACGCTTCAATAGGGCAAAAGGCTTACGATCTGGCATTAAGGTTTCATCAGGCTAGTCCTATTGGGGCAATCATAATAACTAAAATGGATGGTACTGCTAAGGGTGGCGGAGCTTTGTCAGCAGTGGCAGCTACGGGGGCTACTATAAAATTCATAGGTACTGGAGAAAAAATAGATGAATTAGAAGTCTTTAATCCTAAAAGGTATGTGGCAAGGATATTGGGTATGGGAGATATAGAAACGATCCTAGATAAGGTGAGAGGACTAGAAGAATATGAGAAAGTTCAAAAGAAAATGGAAGATTTAATGACTGGCAAAGGAAAATTAACTCTTAAAGACGTTTACGATCAGCTAGTTGCGTTGAGGAAAATGGGTCCGTTATCAAAGGTGCTTCAACATATACCAGGATTAGGAGTGTTGTTGCCTACTCCTACTGAAGAGCAATTAAAATTAGGAGAGGAGAAAATTAAGAGGTGGATTGCTGCATTAAATTCCATGACTTATAAGGAGCTAGAAAATCCAAGTATAATTGATAAATCGAGGATGAGAAGAATAGCTGAAGGTGCAGGGTTAGAGATAGATGAAGTAAGGGAACTTCTAGAGTGGTATAATAATATGAATAAATTATTAAAGATGGTAAAAAGAAGGAGGAGTGACATTGAAAAACTCTTCGGAGGAAAGCTCTAA
- a CDS encoding RtcB family protein — MQINLTRVNSYEWRISKEEQSCMKVPVVVFADDVLIEKMKQDLTLKQATNVACLPGVQEAVYVLPDGHQGYGFPIGGIAATAIDEGGVVSPGGIGYDINCGVRLLRTNLDYKDIKPKLTELVEELHKNVPSGVGSEGKVKLTSQQLDQVLAEGVAWAVDKGFGWKEDMDHMEQHGSWELADPSKVSIIAKQRGASQLGTLGAGNHFLEIQIVDKIFDPQVAKALGVDHEGQVMVMVHTGSRGLGHQIASDYLQIMERAMKKYNIQLPDRELAAVPFESREGQDYFHAMAAGANFAWTNRQLITHWVRESFGRVFGTDPEKFDLHIVYDVAHNIAKIEEYNIEGKRKKVLVHRKGATRAFPPGSPEIPADHRNIGQVVLIPGSMGTASYVMVGIPEGRRTWYTAPHGAGRWMSREAAVRNYPANVVVETLAEKGIVVRAATRRVIAEEAPGAYKDVDRVAKVAHEVKIAKLVMRLRPIGVTKG; from the coding sequence ATGCAAATTAATCTCACAAGAGTTAATTCATATGAATGGCGAATTTCTAAAGAAGAACAAAGTTGTATGAAGGTTCCAGTAGTTGTATTCGCTGATGATGTTCTAATTGAGAAAATGAAACAAGATTTAACCTTGAAACAAGCCACGAATGTTGCATGTTTACCAGGCGTACAAGAGGCCGTTTATGTTTTACCAGATGGACATCAAGGTTATGGTTTTCCAATAGGTGGTATTGCTGCAACAGCAATAGATGAGGGAGGTGTAGTCAGCCCTGGAGGAATAGGTTATGATATAAATTGTGGGGTTAGGTTACTTAGAACTAATTTAGATTATAAAGATATAAAACCTAAATTAACTGAGCTTGTAGAAGAGTTGCACAAGAATGTGCCAAGTGGAGTAGGTAGTGAAGGCAAGGTTAAATTAACGTCACAGCAATTAGATCAAGTCTTGGCAGAAGGAGTTGCATGGGCAGTAGATAAAGGATTTGGATGGAAAGAAGACATGGATCACATGGAGCAACATGGAAGTTGGGAATTGGCAGATCCCTCAAAAGTGAGCATCATAGCTAAACAAAGAGGTGCTTCCCAATTAGGTACTTTAGGAGCAGGAAATCATTTTCTAGAAATTCAAATCGTTGATAAGATATTCGATCCTCAAGTGGCTAAAGCTTTGGGAGTTGATCATGAAGGACAAGTCATGGTGATGGTTCATACAGGATCTAGAGGGCTAGGTCATCAAATAGCAAGTGACTATCTTCAAATAATGGAAAGAGCAATGAAAAAATATAATATTCAATTACCAGATAGGGAGTTAGCTGCTGTACCCTTTGAAAGCCGAGAAGGACAAGATTATTTCCATGCGATGGCTGCTGGGGCCAATTTTGCATGGACTAATAGGCAATTAATTACGCATTGGGTTAGGGAAAGTTTTGGTAGAGTTTTCGGAACAGATCCTGAGAAGTTTGATTTACATATAGTATATGATGTAGCTCATAATATAGCGAAGATTGAAGAGTATAATATAGAAGGAAAAAGAAAAAAAGTTTTAGTTCATAGAAAAGGTGCAACGAGAGCTTTTCCGCCAGGTAGTCCTGAAATACCCGCTGATCATAGAAATATAGGTCAGGTAGTTCTAATACCAGGCAGTATGGGAACAGCAAGTTACGTGATGGTAGGAATTCCAGAAGGTAGAAGAACCTGGTATACTGCTCCTCATGGAGCGGGAAGGTGGATGTCTAGAGAAGCTGCTGTAAGAAATTACCCAGCGAATGTTGTAGTAGAGACTTTGGCCGAAAAGGGTATAGTAGTTAGGGCTGCTACTAGAAGAGTAATTGCAGAAGAAGCTCCTGGTGCTTATAAAGATGTCGATAGAGTTGCTAAGGTAGCTCATGAGGTTAAAATAGCGAAATTAGTGATGCGTTTAAGACCAATCGGGGTAACTAAAGGATGA
- a CDS encoding DNA topoisomerase IV subunit A — translation MSSELTSKVDKEARKRAAAVLRDKFLNLIEQLKKGEPLIMEIPMRTLSNAIYDEKRKLLLLGEKKLKRNFLDLNEARRFMQTALMASIIYDALVNDEYPTIRDLYYRGKHSLVLKSIDGKIISSENTWDEQKESDSVIVDIEVFTSLLREEMLILSKEKGKVVGNLRIRSGNDIIDLSKTGHGAYAIEPTPDLIDFIDVDAEFVLVVEKDAVFQQLHRAGFWKQYKSILITSAGQPDRATRRFVRRLNEELKLPVYILTDADPYGWYIFSVFRIGSISLSYESERLATPDAKFLGVSMSDIFGNAKKKPYLSDIERKNYIIKAKEADIKRAEEIKNYEWFKTKAWQEEINTFLQKKAKLEIEAMASKGLKFLAFQYIPEKIANKDYIS, via the coding sequence ATGAGTTCTGAACTTACATCGAAAGTAGATAAGGAGGCGAGAAAAAGAGCCGCTGCTGTCTTACGTGATAAATTTTTAAATTTAATTGAGCAGTTAAAGAAAGGAGAACCATTAATTATGGAAATACCAATGAGGACTTTATCTAATGCAATATATGATGAAAAAAGAAAATTATTATTATTAGGAGAAAAGAAGCTTAAACGTAATTTTCTAGATTTAAATGAAGCTAGAAGATTTATGCAAACTGCATTAATGGCTTCAATTATTTATGACGCTTTAGTTAATGACGAATACCCTACAATACGTGATCTTTATTATAGAGGCAAACATTCCTTAGTTTTGAAATCTATTGATGGGAAAATTATATCTTCAGAGAATACATGGGATGAACAGAAGGAATCAGATAGTGTAATAGTAGACATTGAGGTTTTTACTTCTCTTCTTAGAGAAGAAATGTTAATATTAAGCAAGGAAAAAGGTAAGGTTGTAGGCAATTTAAGAATAAGAAGTGGAAACGATATAATAGACTTAAGTAAAACGGGTCACGGTGCTTACGCTATTGAACCTACACCAGATCTTATAGATTTCATAGATGTAGATGCTGAATTCGTACTAGTAGTAGAGAAGGATGCAGTTTTTCAACAGTTACATAGAGCTGGATTCTGGAAACAATATAAATCCATCCTAATAACTAGTGCGGGTCAGCCTGATAGGGCTACTAGAAGATTTGTTAGAAGGCTTAATGAAGAGCTTAAATTACCAGTTTATATATTAACTGATGCTGACCCTTACGGATGGTATATATTTAGCGTATTCCGAATAGGATCTATTTCATTATCCTACGAAAGTGAGAGATTAGCTACACCGGATGCAAAGTTTTTAGGTGTATCGATGAGTGATATTTTCGGTAATGCTAAAAAGAAACCATATTTAAGCGATATTGAAAGGAAGAATTACATAATTAAAGCTAAGGAAGCTGACATTAAGAGAGCGGAGGAAATAAAGAACTATGAATGGTTTAAAACTAAAGCGTGGCAAGAAGAAATAAATACATTTTTACAGAAGAAGGCTAAATTAGAAATAGAGGCTATGGCAAGCAAAGGTTTAAAATTCTTGGCATTTCAGTACATTCCAGAAAAAATAGCTAATAAAGATTATATAAGTTAA
- a CDS encoding translation initiation factor IF-5A, translating to MGITYTTVGDLKVGSYVIIDGEPCRVVEITKAKTGKHGSAKANVVAIGVFSGAKKTLMAPVDQQVEVPIIEKHVGQIIADMGDKIQVMDLETYETFEMEKPTEDELVSKIRPNAEVEYWEIMGRRKIVRVK from the coding sequence ATGGGTATAACGTATACCACAGTTGGTGACTTAAAAGTAGGTAGTTATGTAATTATAGATGGCGAACCTTGCAGAGTAGTTGAGATAACTAAAGCAAAAACTGGAAAGCATGGCAGTGCTAAGGCTAATGTGGTAGCCATTGGTGTCTTTAGTGGGGCAAAGAAAACTCTTATGGCACCAGTAGATCAACAAGTAGAAGTACCAATTATCGAGAAACATGTAGGTCAAATAATTGCAGATATGGGAGATAAAATACAAGTAATGGATCTAGAGACTTATGAAACATTTGAAATGGAGAAGCCTACAGAAGATGAGCTAGTATCTAAAATAAGGCCAAACGCCGAAGTAGAGTATTGGGAAATCATGGGAAGGAGAAAAATTGTTAGGGTCAAATGA
- a CDS encoding pseudouridylate synthase — MKNSSEESSNNWIIEKAIQIISKYPLCDSCLGRCFARLGYGLENKERGRSIKILIMLYLDSKIKNHQISDLSVIKEISQNLGNIAEKWFHLYFSEEFQTRKCYICEDEIDNIKHDFMEKSLKILNNMKNRRYVLGVELDENTKKRENRIIQEFGLSYYESIKHEIKREVGKTLAEKGFPPYIENPDVEIVYKLTTKDITVIEKSVKTFYVYNRLSRNVPISSWYSKQKKGLDTLLGKKILFSFSEPSNVRILTEYPLIIQDETRDIIKIEGYNILKVMKIGKKELEVISTSKPTMKKYRVTVYSPRLIEGSIPLYGNIYDVYVNVKSFEELKNEINKLQTEYNAIILSIDLVDIEGKIKRIIETYVKSFNL, encoded by the coding sequence TTGAAAAACTCTTCGGAGGAAAGCTCTAATAATTGGATTATAGAGAAAGCAATACAAATAATTTCGAAATATCCTTTGTGTGATAGTTGTTTAGGTCGTTGTTTCGCTAGATTAGGTTACGGTTTAGAGAATAAGGAAAGAGGTAGATCGATAAAAATATTAATAATGTTATATCTGGACAGCAAGATTAAAAATCACCAAATATCTGATCTTTCAGTAATTAAAGAGATTTCACAGAATCTTGGTAATATAGCTGAAAAGTGGTTTCACCTATACTTTTCAGAGGAGTTCCAAACGCGTAAATGTTACATCTGTGAAGACGAAATAGATAATATTAAGCACGACTTTATGGAGAAATCATTAAAAATACTAAATAATATGAAAAATAGGAGGTACGTGCTAGGTGTAGAGCTAGATGAAAATACTAAGAAACGAGAAAATAGGATTATTCAGGAGTTTGGACTATCATATTATGAAAGCATTAAACACGAGATAAAAAGGGAAGTTGGCAAGACATTAGCAGAGAAAGGCTTCCCTCCATATATTGAAAATCCAGATGTTGAAATAGTATATAAACTTACCACTAAAGATATAACTGTTATCGAAAAAAGTGTGAAGACATTTTATGTTTATAATCGTTTATCCAGAAACGTTCCAATATCTTCTTGGTACTCAAAGCAGAAGAAAGGCTTAGATACTTTACTAGGCAAAAAGATACTATTCTCATTTTCAGAGCCTTCTAATGTTAGGATTCTTACAGAATATCCTTTAATTATACAAGATGAGACGAGAGATATAATAAAAATAGAGGGATATAATATTTTAAAAGTTATGAAAATAGGGAAGAAGGAATTGGAAGTTATTTCTACTTCAAAGCCAACTATGAAAAAATATAGGGTTACAGTCTATTCGCCAAGGCTAATTGAAGGATCAATTCCCCTCTATGGAAATATTTACGATGTTTACGTGAACGTTAAATCTTTTGAGGAGTTAAAGAATGAGATAAATAAATTGCAAACAGAATACAATGCAATAATTCTTTCAATTGATCTGGTTGATATTGAGGGTAAGATAAAAAGAATAATTGAAACATACGTTAAATCTTTTAATTTATAA
- a CDS encoding DEAD/DEAH box helicase produces the protein MLDQLDQRLRQLIKEKHWNKLTNIQEMSFKPITNGHNTLIIAPTGYGKTEAALFPILNKMLHEDVKPVTVIYITPLKALINDLLHRINWWSSRLGFLVNRKHGEVPQKEKNLRLKKIPHIIVTTPEGLEIDLDWASRFREYYKNVKWVIVDEVHELVSSKRGTQLSILLERLKSFIGYDFQRIGLSATVSDEEKVAKFLFGSSERKMSIIKLQDTRNFEIKIRKIKNDSIMWKNAAELIHQLIEKPTLIFTNSRFSTERLYEELEKLGNTEIYVHHSSISKDLKNLAEDELRNGNAKAVVCTKTLELGIHVGDIKKVIMLRPPTSVSSFLQRLGRSGHIVHGIPKGEIVCFYDFDVMEAFALYISAIKGKIEKPIIDDGLDVVARELLGMILQYQKINIDDAYNIIHNSYIYRNLKLSEFMELIEYLAKNNIIKIDNGYLKLGYNFFKIWRFNKDSKSGWGKEFSEFFSLINNDETFTLKYNGVTVGEIDAVYVYKHVRANDIIRISGKLWKVMRINLNKSTIDVTPVNEGEGEIPIWKGESTSKSSIIVNSIKNIIKNFNKYYPVMKNILDKDAMDSLLKILSEYKEQSLNIPIDNIIIVEKREDDEWIYSTLIDEKIANTLSHILLYLVIKKYTLNAFARSSIYGFSIKGTPIDLLKEVVNMDDNKIRKIILKSILRSPLYIATLKEIQPSFGKISKINLKEDRFLIKEALRQTLKRYFSIKKTLEFINKIRRQEIRIIYVDNPTPLSEAVLSHAQIRPWLLDLNVSIYQALKGGAYTVNELSEVLGISPKSLENKLKQLRRANNKYKVTSFVDVDSRENRWCLYEDFISIVKSEEYYSSFAPLNQNEIFIASLKSGDNQVEVIFKPKDLLNSPDEILRKIPFNNIEEVKVREAIDTSYQFSQKYYHVGKDIIIYLLLNAVAYLQSLKYS, from the coding sequence ATGCTAGATCAGCTTGACCAGCGATTAAGGCAACTAATCAAGGAAAAACATTGGAATAAACTTACTAATATCCAAGAAATGTCCTTTAAGCCCATTACTAATGGGCATAATACTTTAATAATAGCACCAACAGGTTATGGTAAAACAGAGGCTGCTTTATTTCCTATTCTAAATAAGATGCTACATGAAGACGTAAAACCCGTTACTGTAATTTATATTACGCCGTTAAAGGCGTTAATTAACGATCTTTTACATAGAATAAATTGGTGGTCATCGAGACTTGGTTTCTTAGTTAATAGAAAACACGGAGAAGTTCCGCAAAAAGAGAAAAACTTAAGGTTAAAGAAGATTCCCCATATAATAGTAACTACGCCAGAAGGATTAGAAATAGATTTAGATTGGGCAAGCAGATTTAGAGAGTATTATAAGAACGTTAAATGGGTAATAGTTGATGAAGTTCATGAACTAGTTAGTTCAAAGCGTGGCACTCAACTCTCTATACTTCTTGAAAGATTGAAAAGTTTTATTGGTTATGATTTCCAACGCATAGGTTTATCTGCAACTGTAAGTGATGAAGAAAAAGTCGCTAAGTTCCTTTTTGGATCTTCAGAAAGAAAGATGTCAATAATTAAATTACAAGACACGAGAAATTTTGAAATAAAAATCAGAAAAATTAAAAATGATTCTATAATGTGGAAAAATGCAGCTGAACTAATACATCAATTAATAGAGAAACCTACTTTAATATTTACTAATTCTAGGTTTTCTACAGAGAGACTATATGAGGAATTGGAAAAATTAGGAAATACGGAGATTTACGTTCACCACTCTTCGATTTCCAAAGATTTAAAGAATCTAGCGGAAGATGAACTGAGGAACGGTAATGCTAAAGCTGTAGTTTGTACTAAAACTTTAGAATTAGGCATACATGTTGGCGATATTAAGAAAGTTATAATGCTAAGACCTCCTACCTCGGTATCCTCTTTTCTACAAAGATTAGGAAGAAGTGGTCATATAGTCCACGGAATTCCTAAAGGGGAGATAGTATGCTTCTACGATTTCGACGTAATGGAAGCGTTTGCATTATATATTTCAGCTATAAAAGGCAAGATTGAGAAGCCAATAATAGATGATGGTTTAGATGTCGTAGCAAGAGAATTACTTGGAATGATATTGCAGTATCAAAAAATAAACATAGACGATGCATACAATATTATTCATAATTCGTATATTTACAGAAATTTAAAATTATCTGAATTTATGGAACTGATTGAGTATTTAGCTAAGAATAATATTATTAAAATAGATAATGGATACCTAAAATTAGGTTATAATTTCTTTAAAATTTGGAGATTTAATAAGGATAGTAAAAGCGGATGGGGAAAGGAGTTCTCAGAGTTTTTCTCATTAATAAACAATGATGAAACCTTTACTTTAAAATATAACGGAGTTACAGTGGGAGAAATAGATGCCGTTTACGTTTATAAGCACGTGCGTGCAAATGATATTATAAGGATAAGCGGTAAATTATGGAAAGTTATGAGGATAAATCTTAACAAAAGCACAATAGATGTAACTCCAGTAAATGAAGGTGAAGGTGAGATACCCATATGGAAGGGGGAAAGTACTTCTAAGTCCTCAATAATAGTAAATTCAATAAAGAACATAATCAAAAATTTTAATAAGTATTATCCTGTTATGAAAAATATTCTAGATAAAGATGCGATGGATAGCTTATTAAAAATCCTCAGTGAGTATAAGGAACAAAGTTTGAACATTCCAATAGATAATATTATAATAGTGGAAAAAAGAGAGGACGATGAATGGATTTACAGCACATTAATTGACGAGAAAATAGCCAATACGTTATCTCACATTCTACTTTATTTAGTTATAAAGAAGTATACTCTAAACGCGTTTGCTAGAAGTTCTATATATGGCTTCTCGATAAAAGGAACACCTATAGACTTGTTAAAGGAAGTAGTAAATATGGATGACAATAAAATTCGAAAAATTATATTAAAATCAATATTAAGATCTCCATTATATATAGCAACACTTAAAGAAATACAACCAAGTTTTGGAAAGATATCCAAAATTAATTTGAAAGAAGATAGATTTCTGATAAAAGAAGCGTTAAGACAGACATTGAAAAGATATTTCAGCATAAAGAAGACTTTAGAGTTTATTAATAAGATAAGAAGGCAAGAGATAAGAATTATATACGTTGATAATCCCACTCCTCTTAGTGAGGCTGTACTCAGCCACGCCCAAATAAGACCTTGGCTGCTTGACTTAAATGTCAGTATATATCAAGCATTAAAAGGTGGTGCTTATACTGTTAATGAGTTGTCAGAAGTATTAGGAATTTCACCTAAAAGTCTTGAAAACAAACTTAAACAGCTGAGAAGAGCTAATAATAAGTATAAGGTTACCTCTTTCGTTGATGTTGATAGTAGGGAAAATAGATGGTGCTTATACGAAGATTTTATTAGTATAGTGAAATCTGAGGAATATTACTCATCATTCGCACCATTAAACCAAAATGAGATATTTATAGCTAGTTTGAAATCTGGTGATAATCAGGTTGAAGTAATATTCAAACCTAAAGATCTTCTAAATTCACCAGATGAAATATTAAGAAAAATACCATTCAACAATATAGAGGAAGTCAAAGTAAGAGAAGCTATAGATACTTCTTATCAATTTTCACAGAAATATTATCACGTGGGAA